GTTCGGCGACGCCAAGCACGACGGCGTCTACGCCATGTGGTACGGCAAGGGTCCCGGCGTCGACCGCTGTGGCGACGTCTTCCGTCACGGCAACTTCGCCGGCAGCCACGCCAAGGGCGGCGTGCTGCTGCTGGCCGGCGACGATCACGCAGCCAAGTCCTCGACCACCGCGCACCAGTGCGAATACACCTTCATGGACGCCATGATCCCGGTACTGAACCCGGCCGGCGTCCAGGAATTCTTGGACCTCGGCCTCTACGGCTGGGCGATGAGCCGTTACTCCGGTTGCTGGATCGGCTTCAAGACCATCACCGAGACAGTCGATGCAACGGCCAGCGTCTATGTCGACCCCAACCGCATCGACATCGCCCTGCCGGAGGATTTCGAGCTGCCGGCCGGCGGCCTGAACATCCGCTGGCCCGACCCGGTGCTGGAGGCGGAGGAACGGCATCACCGTCACAAGCTCTACGCCGCGCTGGCCTTCGCCCGCGCCAACAAGCTCGACCGCACGGTGCTGGACTCGCCGAAACGCCGCTTCGGCATCGTCACGGCGGGCAAGGCCTACCTCGACACCATGCAGGCGCTGGAAGATCTCGGTATCGACGCGGCACTGGCCGCCGAACTGGGCCTGTCGGTCTACAAGGTGGGCATGTCCTGGCCGCTGGAGCAGAGCGGAATCCGCGCCTTCGCCGAGGGTCTGCAGGAGATCCTGATCGTCGAGGAAAAGCGGGCGGTCATCGAGAATCAGGTCAAGGAACAGCTCTACAACTGGCAGGCGGACCGGCGGCCACGGATCATCGGCAAGTTCGACCGCAACTATCCCGACGAACCGGCCGAGATGCAGCTCCCCTCCTACTACGAAATCAATCCGGGCCTGGTTGCCGCGGCCCTGGCGAAGCTGCTGGAGCGGCACGGCGTGCTGCCCGAAGCGCAGCGCGCGCGCGCGCAGTTCCTGGCGCAGAAGGACAAGGCCAGACGCAGCGCGGCCAAGGCACCGATCGAGCGGGTGCCCTACTTCTGCTCCGGCTGCCCGCACAACACCTCGACCAAGGTGCCCGAGGGGTCGCGCGCCCTGGCCGGCATCGGTTGCCACTACATGGCGCAGTGGATGGACCGCAACACGGAAACCTTCACCCAGATGGGCGGCGAGGGTGTGCCCTGGGTCGGCCAGGCGCCCTTCGTGACGACGGAGCATGTCTTCGCCAACCTGGGCGACGGCACCTATTTCCACTCCGGCATCCTGGCGGTGCGCGCCGCCGTCGCCGCCGACGTCAACATCACCTACAAGGTGCTCTACAACGACGCGGTCGCCATGACCGGCGGGCAGCCGCACGACGGCCCGCTCGATCCGGCCATGATCACGCGCCAGCTTCATGCCGAGGGCGTGAAGAAGATCGTCCTGGTCTCCGACGAGCCGGACAAGTACCCCCTCGGCACCGACTGGGCGCCGGGCGTCACCTTCGAGAATCGCGACGAACTGGACCGGGTGCAGAAGGACCTGCGCATCGTCCCCGGCGTCACCGCCATCGTCTACGACCAGACCTGCGCGGCGGAAAAACGCCGTCGGCGCAAGCGCGGTCTCTACCCCGATCCGCCGAAGCGCGTCTTCATCAACGACGCGGTCTGCGAAGGCTGCGGCGATTGCTCGGTCAAGTCCAACTGCGTCTCCGTGGTGCCGCAGGAAACCGAGTTCGGGACCAAGCGCAAGATCGACCAGTCGAGCTGCAACAAGGACTTCTCCTGCCTCAAGGGCTTCTGCCCGAGCTTCGTGACGGTGCACGGCGCCGAGCCGCGCAAGGGCGGCAGCAAGCCGAAAGGCGGCGCGGAAGGAGGCGACACCTGGGGCCCGCTGCCGGAGCCGCAGCTCCCCGGCCTCGATCAGCCCTACGGCATTCTGATCTCCGGCGTCGGCGGCACCGGCGTGGTGACCATCGGAGCGCTGCTCGGCATGGCCGCGCATATCGAGGGCAAGGGCGTCAGCCTGCTCGACATGGCCGGCCTCGCCCAGAAGGGCGGTGCCGTGCTGAGCCACATTCGCCTGGCTCAGCGACCGGAAGACCTGCACGCCGTCAGGATCTCGGCGGGCGGCGCCAACCTGGTGCTCGGCTGCGACCTGGTGGTGGCCAGCAGTCCTGAGGCGCTGACCAAGGTGAACAAGGGCACGACCCGGGCCGTGATCAACAGCCATGAGACGGTCACCGGCGAGTTCACCCGCAGCTCCACGACCTACAAGTTCCCGACCCGGGCGCTGGTCCAGACGGTCCAGGACGCGGTTGGCGAGGAGACCTCCGAGTTCATCGAGGCGACGGCGGTGGCCGAGGCTCTGATGGGCGATTCCATCGCCACCAACCTCTTCATGCTCGGCTATGCCTGGCAGAAGGGGCTGGTGCCGCTCAGCCGGGCCGCCATCGAGCAGGCCATCGAGCTCAATGCCGTGGCGGTGGCTTTCAACCGGGAGGCCTTCGTCTGGGGCCGCCGCGCCGCCGCCGATCTCAAGCGGGTGACGGAAACCGCCCTGCCCGACGCCAAGCCGGCGGAGGCAGCCAGGCCGCAGACACTGGAGGAGCTGGTCGAGCGCCGCGTCGCCTTCCTGACCGACTACCAGAACGCGGCCTATGCCGACGGCTACCGCAAGATCGTCGAGCGGGCGCGCCAGGCCGAGGCGGAGAAAACGCCGGGTCGCAGCGGCTTCGCCGAAGCAGTGGCCCGCTACGCCCACAAGGTGATGGCCTACAAGGACGAGTATGAGGTCGCGCGCCTGCATGCCGATCCGGCCTTCCGGCAGAAGCTCGAACGGCAGTTCGCCGGCAGCTACAAGCTGACTTTCCACCTGGCGCCGCCGCTGATTTCGCCGCGCGATCCGGTAACCGGCGAGCTGAAGAAGCGCGAGTTCGGCCCCTGGCTGCTGCCGGTTTTCCGGGCCATGACCAAGCTGAAGGGACTGCGCGGCACGGCCTTCGACATCTTCGGCTACACCGCCGAGCGCAAGGACGAGCGCAAGCTCATCGCCGACTACGTGGCGCTGGTCGAGGAGCTGAGCGGTAAGTTGACGCCCGAGACCCATGCCTTGGCGGTCCAGCTCGCCGAAATCCCGGATCGGATCCGAGGCTACGGTCACGTCAAGGAGCGAAATCTGGAGGCCGCGCGGAAACGCTGGGACGAGCTGCTGGCGGAGTTCCGCGACCCGGCGCCCGCACCGCTGACCCGCGAAGCGGCGGAATAGAGCGGAAGCCTGCCGAGACTGCTTGGCTCACTAAGCTGTC
This genomic stretch from Algihabitans albus harbors:
- a CDS encoding indolepyruvate ferredoxin oxidoreductase family protein; translated protein: MPEASVRLDDKYTLDSGRIFLTGTQALVRLPMMQRQRDLAAGLDTAAFITGYRGSPLGGLDQQLWKARKYLKDNHVHFQPGVNEDLAATAVWGSQQTGLFGDAKHDGVYAMWYGKGPGVDRCGDVFRHGNFAGSHAKGGVLLLAGDDHAAKSSTTAHQCEYTFMDAMIPVLNPAGVQEFLDLGLYGWAMSRYSGCWIGFKTITETVDATASVYVDPNRIDIALPEDFELPAGGLNIRWPDPVLEAEERHHRHKLYAALAFARANKLDRTVLDSPKRRFGIVTAGKAYLDTMQALEDLGIDAALAAELGLSVYKVGMSWPLEQSGIRAFAEGLQEILIVEEKRAVIENQVKEQLYNWQADRRPRIIGKFDRNYPDEPAEMQLPSYYEINPGLVAAALAKLLERHGVLPEAQRARAQFLAQKDKARRSAAKAPIERVPYFCSGCPHNTSTKVPEGSRALAGIGCHYMAQWMDRNTETFTQMGGEGVPWVGQAPFVTTEHVFANLGDGTYFHSGILAVRAAVAADVNITYKVLYNDAVAMTGGQPHDGPLDPAMITRQLHAEGVKKIVLVSDEPDKYPLGTDWAPGVTFENRDELDRVQKDLRIVPGVTAIVYDQTCAAEKRRRRKRGLYPDPPKRVFINDAVCEGCGDCSVKSNCVSVVPQETEFGTKRKIDQSSCNKDFSCLKGFCPSFVTVHGAEPRKGGSKPKGGAEGGDTWGPLPEPQLPGLDQPYGILISGVGGTGVVTIGALLGMAAHIEGKGVSLLDMAGLAQKGGAVLSHIRLAQRPEDLHAVRISAGGANLVLGCDLVVASSPEALTKVNKGTTRAVINSHETVTGEFTRSSTTYKFPTRALVQTVQDAVGEETSEFIEATAVAEALMGDSIATNLFMLGYAWQKGLVPLSRAAIEQAIELNAVAVAFNREAFVWGRRAAADLKRVTETALPDAKPAEAARPQTLEELVERRVAFLTDYQNAAYADGYRKIVERARQAEAEKTPGRSGFAEAVARYAHKVMAYKDEYEVARLHADPAFRQKLERQFAGSYKLTFHLAPPLISPRDPVTGELKKREFGPWLLPVFRAMTKLKGLRGTAFDIFGYTAERKDERKLIADYVALVEELSGKLTPETHALAVQLAEIPDRIRGYGHVKERNLEAARKRWDELLAEFRDPAPAPLTREAAE